A stretch of Shinella zoogloeoides DNA encodes these proteins:
- the hydA gene encoding dihydropyrimidinase — protein sequence MSTVIKGGTIVTADLTYKADVKIEGGKIVDIGPNLSGDEVLDAAGCYVMPGGIDPHVHLEMPFMGTYSADDFESGTRAGLAGGTTMVVDFCLPDPGQSLLDALKRWDNKSTRANCDYSFHMSVTWWGEQVFNEMKTVVEEHGINTFKHFMAYKGALMVNDDEMFASFQRCAALGALPLVHAENGDVVAAMQQKLMDEGNNGPEGHAYSRPPSVEGEATNRAIIIADMAGAPLYVVHTSCEQAHEAIRRARQNGMRVYGEPLIQHLTLDETEYFNKDWDHAARRVMSPPFRNKQHQDSLWAGLAAGSLQVVATDHCAFTGDQKRFGVGDFRKIPNGTGGLEDRMPMLWTYGVNTGRLTMNEFVAVTSTNIAKILNVYPRKGAILVGADADIVVWDPKRSKTISAKNQQSSIEYNVFEGKEVTGLPRYTLTRGVVAIEEGTVKTREGHGQFVKREPFAAVNKALSTWKEITAPRKVERSGIPASGV from the coding sequence ATGAGCACAGTCATCAAGGGCGGAACCATTGTCACCGCCGACCTGACCTACAAGGCGGACGTCAAGATCGAGGGCGGGAAGATCGTCGACATCGGCCCGAACCTTTCCGGCGACGAGGTGCTGGACGCGGCGGGCTGCTATGTCATGCCGGGCGGTATCGATCCCCACGTCCACCTCGAAATGCCCTTCATGGGCACCTATTCGGCCGACGATTTCGAAAGCGGCACACGCGCCGGCCTTGCCGGTGGGACGACCATGGTGGTCGATTTCTGTCTGCCCGATCCCGGCCAGTCGCTGCTCGACGCGCTGAAGCGCTGGGATAACAAGTCGACCCGGGCCAATTGCGACTATTCCTTCCATATGTCCGTGACGTGGTGGGGCGAGCAGGTCTTCAACGAAATGAAGACCGTAGTGGAAGAACACGGCATCAACACCTTCAAGCATTTCATGGCCTACAAGGGCGCGCTGATGGTGAACGACGACGAGATGTTCGCCTCGTTCCAGCGCTGCGCGGCGCTCGGCGCGCTGCCGCTCGTCCATGCGGAGAACGGCGACGTGGTCGCCGCCATGCAGCAGAAGCTGATGGACGAGGGCAACAACGGGCCGGAAGGCCACGCCTATTCCCGCCCGCCCTCCGTCGAGGGCGAGGCGACGAACCGCGCCATTATCATCGCCGACATGGCCGGCGCGCCGCTCTATGTCGTGCACACGTCCTGCGAGCAGGCGCACGAGGCCATCCGCCGCGCCCGGCAGAACGGCATGCGCGTCTACGGCGAACCACTGATCCAGCACCTGACGCTCGACGAGACGGAGTATTTCAACAAGGACTGGGACCACGCCGCCCGCCGCGTCATGAGTCCGCCCTTCCGTAACAAGCAGCACCAGGATTCGCTCTGGGCCGGCCTCGCGGCAGGCTCGCTGCAGGTGGTGGCGACCGACCATTGCGCCTTTACCGGTGATCAGAAGCGCTTCGGCGTCGGCGATTTCCGCAAGATCCCGAACGGCACCGGCGGCCTTGAAGACCGGATGCCGATGCTCTGGACCTACGGCGTCAACACCGGCCGGCTCACCATGAACGAGTTCGTGGCCGTCACCTCCACCAATATCGCCAAGATCCTCAACGTCTACCCGCGGAAGGGCGCGATCCTCGTCGGCGCGGATGCGGATATCGTGGTGTGGGATCCGAAGCGCTCCAAGACCATCTCGGCGAAGAACCAGCAGTCCTCCATCGAATACAACGTGTTCGAAGGCAAGGAAGTGACCGGCCTGCCGCGCTACACGCTGACGCGTGGCGTCGTCGCCATCGAGGAAGGCACCGTCAAGACCCGCGAGGGCCACGGCCAGTTCGTCAAGCGCGAGCCTTTCGCCGCCGTCAACAAGGCGCTGTCGACCTGGAAGGAAATCACCGCGCCGCGCAAGGTGGAGCGCAGCGGCATTCCGGCGAGCGGCGTCTGA
- a CDS encoding ABC transporter ATP-binding protein: protein MAPSDTVVAAKDLGLTFQTADGPVTALTGVDLSVEKGDFVSFIGPSGCGKTTFLRVIADLERPTSGTITVNGMTPEEARRHRAYGYVFQAAALYPWRTIEKNIALPLEIMGYSKADQKARIERTLDLVNLSGFGKKYPWQLSGGMQQRASIARALAFDADLLLMDEPFGALDEIVRDHLNEQLLKLWAATQKTICFVTHSIPEAVYLSTKIVVMSPRPGRVTDVIESPLPKERPLGIRETPEFLEIAHRVREGLRAGHSYEEHA, encoded by the coding sequence ATGGCCCCATCCGATACCGTCGTTGCAGCAAAAGACCTCGGCCTCACCTTCCAGACCGCCGACGGCCCGGTCACGGCGCTCACCGGCGTCGATCTCTCCGTCGAGAAGGGCGACTTCGTCTCCTTCATCGGGCCTTCGGGTTGCGGGAAGACGACTTTCCTGCGCGTCATCGCCGATCTTGAAAGGCCGACCTCCGGTACGATCACCGTCAACGGCATGACGCCGGAAGAGGCCCGCCGGCACCGCGCCTATGGCTATGTCTTCCAGGCGGCCGCGCTCTATCCCTGGCGCACCATCGAGAAGAACATCGCCCTGCCGCTCGAGATCATGGGCTATTCGAAGGCCGACCAGAAGGCGCGCATCGAGCGCACGCTCGATCTCGTCAACCTCTCGGGCTTCGGCAAGAAATATCCCTGGCAGCTCTCCGGTGGCATGCAGCAGCGCGCCTCCATCGCCCGGGCGCTCGCCTTCGACGCCGATCTTCTCCTGATGGACGAACCCTTCGGCGCACTCGACGAGATCGTGCGCGACCATCTCAACGAACAGCTCCTGAAGCTCTGGGCCGCGACGCAAAAGACCATCTGCTTCGTCACCCACTCGATTCCCGAGGCGGTCTATCTCTCGACGAAGATCGTCGTCATGAGCCCCCGCCCCGGCCGCGTCACCGACGTCATCGAATCCCCACTGCCGAAGGAACGCCCCCTCGGCATCCGCGAGACGCCGGAATTCCTGGAGATCGCGCACCGCGTCCGCGAGGGACTGCGCGCCGGCCACAGCTATGAGGAGCACGCCTGA
- a CDS encoding ABC transporter permease, with protein MEQASFLRDRLLPIGTVLIALLALWYVFVVVLNAPFERDTAARAGTSIGFMELLPKTMVQERPVLPAPHQVFAELWDTTVNKAITSKRSLVYHAWITLSATLLGFAMGAALGILLAIAIVHNRAMDRSLMPWVIASQTIPILAIAPMIIVVLNAIGISGLMPKALISTYLSFFPIVVGMVKGLRSPEQIQLDLMHTYNASAMQTFWKLRWPASMPYLFTSLKVAVAISLVGAIVGELPTGAVAGLGARLLAGSYYGQTVQIWAALFMAAAVAALLVIIVGFAHSLVLKRMGARA; from the coding sequence ATGGAACAGGCAAGTTTCCTTCGTGACCGCCTGCTCCCGATAGGCACCGTGCTTATCGCCCTCCTCGCCCTCTGGTACGTCTTCGTCGTCGTGTTGAACGCGCCCTTCGAGCGCGATACGGCCGCGCGCGCCGGAACCAGCATCGGCTTCATGGAGCTTCTGCCGAAGACCATGGTACAGGAGCGGCCGGTGCTGCCGGCACCGCACCAGGTCTTCGCCGAACTGTGGGACACCACTGTCAACAAGGCGATCACCTCCAAGCGCAGCCTCGTCTACCACGCCTGGATCACCCTTTCGGCCACGCTGCTCGGCTTCGCCATGGGTGCGGCACTCGGTATCCTGCTCGCCATCGCCATCGTGCACAACCGCGCCATGGACCGCTCGCTGATGCCCTGGGTTATCGCCAGCCAGACGATCCCCATTCTCGCCATCGCGCCGATGATCATCGTCGTGCTGAATGCCATCGGCATTTCCGGCCTGATGCCGAAGGCGCTGATCTCCACCTATCTCTCCTTCTTCCCCATCGTCGTCGGCATGGTGAAGGGCCTGCGCAGCCCGGAGCAGATCCAGCTCGACCTGATGCACACCTACAATGCCTCGGCCATGCAGACCTTCTGGAAGCTGCGCTGGCCGGCCTCCATGCCCTATCTCTTCACCTCGCTGAAGGTGGCGGTCGCCATCTCGCTCGTCGGCGCCATCGTCGGGGAGCTTCCGACAGGCGCCGTCGCCGGCCTCGGCGCGCGCCTCCTCGCTGGCTCCTATTACGGCCAGACGGTGCAAATCTGGGCGGCGCTTTTCATGGCGGCCGCGGTGGCGGCGCTGCTCGTCATCATCGTCGGCTTCGCCCATAGCCTCGTCCTCAAGC